The nucleotide sequence TTTGCAATGACCACTTTCTCAGGCGAAGAGACAACCGGCAACTCCTGGTGGAAGACAGTGGAAATGCTGGGCCTTGCTGCTCGCGATCTCAAAAGATAAGCCTTCTTGCGCAGTACTTGGATTGTCAGCAAGTAGATAATCATCATAATTGTGAGCGGTATAAAGAAAGCCGTCAAAGACCCATACACCTTGAAGTCCCCGAAACCTTCTGGTGACAACAGACAGGTGTGGTTGCTGTTGAACGTGACATTGTTTGGATGGTCGAAGACTTGTAGCCCTTTGATTGGAATTGGTATTGCAATACCTGATGGAGAAAGACCAATCATTACATTTAACAGAGAATAaggtttaaataaaacatttgattgaTTAAACTTAATCAAATTGATTTCAAGTGTGCCCAGTGTTGCTCCCAGAGGGGAACCTTCCTCCTGAACCTGCTAAACATGGTCTTCGGGATTACCTGAAACTTCAAGCCAGGATGGTAGTACTCAGGACCAATTTGATTCACCTCAAAAAGCATAGCATATTTACATTGTCTGAATCATGCAGATCCACTTCAGGTCTCATCTCAACTCATACTCGACCTTTTTCTGGGGTCATTCTTGACTGATTCAGTCTACACTGGTCCTTTGCCTGGATTTGGACCTGGACTTCAACACTTGATGGAATTAAAATCTCCAGGAAGGGATAtatccaggagcaggattggacacaaGTAGACTAGGTAACTGCATAGTCCAAGGATCTCCCACTCTGCTTCTGTAGAGCTACCGCCCTGCAGACTTCAGTTTGTAGTTACATACCTGTTTTTAGTTATCAAGCTGCCCTGAGCACCTTGATTacctggttcaggtgtgtttgattggggatGGAGCTGAAATCTGCAGAACCTAGCTCACCATGTGCAGGGTTGGAAATCTGCAAAAACGTTATTGGACCATGGTGTCCAGTCCTTCACCTAGATGTAAACCTTCCTGGAGAGATTAACTCAAACCAGTGTAGAAATCTACACCAACTCATTTAGGTCCAAGTCCAGGCCTAGACCCGCATAGGCTGAATTATCAAGTAGCCTTGAACACCTTggttagctggttcaagtgtgtttgattggggttggagttGAAATTTGTTGGACAGTATTGGATTGGAGACCCCTGGCATAGTCAGCCATTTCCTTTAAAAGCTTCTGCCCACCGAAAAgtattttttgtgcttttggcGGCTACCTTCTGTTTTTAAGCAATGCTATGAATTGGTGCATTTCCAAAACAACTGTTTGACTAACTGGTTCTGCAGATGCCTTGAACAGTTCAGTTTGTGTGGGGTTCATCTGATCCCGATTAGGTTTTATAAGAGGTGCTCACATAAGATGAGATCtgttgttggaaaaaaaaaatggatgtagCACTACGTAATGGAACAGAACACAGGCTTCGAGGCATGTTTTAACTTGATACAGCGTCTTATAAAAGCAACATTTATAGCAcagtaaaataaactaaaaatgcagaagatgtctttttttttttttttagatattgtgGAACTCTTGTGCTACAATTGTATAGTGTATACATTTGCCAATCATTACTAACAATAGCAATTACAACATCAATAATACATCTTGGATTTGAAGTCTCTCAGTTTAAGTATCTATAACCATCAGCTCCTGTTGCCTGCTTTCTCTCAGTAATAGTGCTTTGTCAAACGTGAGAATTTGCAACGTCATTCTCAGGAGTCCACAGTTTCATGGTCAGTGTTGAAGTGACACAGCACGTGGCCTGCCTTTCATGGTGGTGAAACTGCTTTATGATTCCAGAACAGTGCATTGAGCTTGTCCAAACAACACAGCCAAAGTTATCGTCTGGACTGATATTAACGAGCAGGATTTGCAAGGTGTTTACTTTCATCCCACCCCCCACAAGCTAACGTCCAAGTATCACTAAAACCGATTATTAAAAgtaaattgtttgtttgtgtaaataaTAGAAGCTCACTGTTTAGTCAGTGACGTGAGAGAAATGAAATGAACGCACATGCAAGTTTTCCAGACAACAAGTGTTGAGATCATCGATCGGTTTGGCACTTAGAGACTGGGATTTTCCAGATTTGTGTAAAGATGTAATTTCACATTGTATTAAACGTAAGTAATGCAATTCTAGATATGAGTTTGTTCCCATTTGTAAGCCTCTTCGTCTTCTGGAAGGAAGCTGTGGCATTTGTGTTTTTACAATTGAAAATGGAAATATTCTGCATCTTTAAAGGCTAATGACTAACATTGTGACTTACCTATAGAGATTAGCCAGACAAGTGCTATTTTAGCCAGCGCTTTAGCTCTGGACTTGAACTGGCTGTGCTGGATAGGTTTCTTGATCGCAATGTAGCGGTCGAGGGAGATGGCACACAGGTGCATGATGGAGGCAGTCGAAAACAAGACATCCAGGAACAACCAGATAGGGCACAGGAAATCTGCAAGGGGCCACCTGGAGTCTGAAATATGAACAGAATATTAAGCACAAATCAGTGCACTGTCTGAACTTAAATTAAGACCACCTCTGAGacctttttgtcattttgtgatGGGACACACATTTTAAAGGCATCTTTCCTCATTATTTCATGCACGCTAACTTAGCATGGCTTTCATCAGAGTTATTGTGCCATTCAGTGTTTCGGGAAAATGCAGGCCAAacctttcatatttaatattcaaaGTTAGTATTCACTTCTTGTTTCTTCTTTTCATTCACCTATGAAGAACTTCAGATTATTTCAAGTATGTTGTAAGTCACAGATTCTTCATggtaggaaaataaataaattacatagaagaaataatatttttttacataatacacgttttttcttgtttataatgtcttgtttggacattaacattaATGCATTGCTTTAAATTAATCACAGCCTTTGCATCCCTTCTTGTATTTAATGTATCACAACATTATTAAATAGAAACAAGCttgagttgataaaaaaaaaaaaaaacgttttaaaatattttttaaatatttaaacttttgGGCGGTTCATCTTTATATTCAGTGATGTGGTTTATTTTAGTGACAGACATGAAATGGTGGATAATCGAGTTGGTCCTTAGTGCtgcaacaaattattattttgatagtCAATTAATCTTACGATTATTAGaacgattagtcgactaatcttcGATTAATCAATAGAATTTGATTATTCAGCTCttgcaattaattaaaatattgttatacgtattaaataaaagatagtataatcacttcagctttgggaaataatattatgtatttacaattattatatataaataattcatttatccaaatatatatatttgacacaaAATGAGATGAGAGAAACCTTCTTATTTACCATTTGATTACTATATGTAAATTAACTGAATGACACACcattctgcctaacatctcctTTCGTAAGTGTATAATATGgatgagaaacaaaataaaggtgattagatgttttattttttgataaacaattttattcacaatatacactaccagtcaaacattttttgaacagtaacattgtttttaaagaagtatttATCAAGCCTGTatgtatttgatccaaagtacagcaaaaacagtgaaattttgaaagattttttactattttaaaagttttagaaaatatatatattaaaatgtaattcctgtgatttcaaggcTGAATTTGTATCATctttactccagtcacatgatctttcagaaatcattctaatttactgatttGCTGcaccatttattattaatattattattattattattattattattattattattattattattattattgttgaagaaaaaaattccggtttctttgatgaaaagaaagttcagaagatcagcatttatctgaaatataaatattttgtcattttaaagcatccttgctaaatagaagtattaatttctacaaTAATCCCCCcaccccaataaaaaaaaaagtgatattgactccaagcttttgaatggtattgcgtataatgtgacaaaagttttttttttatgtcagataAAATCTGATCTCTggatctttatattcatcaaagtattttatattatttttactcaACGTGAATGCTTTACTGAgctcgtgcaaacatccacatcggtGTAATAAGATGCATATTTAACTGCTGCTTTCACACTGCTGtgatattgttgttgttattgattATTTCGTTACTGAGAGGAAAGCGTgtgtcatatattttcatatccaAACGCCATTCAGTTCGGCTCAGGTGCGTTTCTCTGAAGCAGCGTGTACTCTTGTGACGCTGTATctcttcttctcttgaattgcatcgaggtgggctgaattacagtcttgcgctacagcgccacactggtcaaactgcattattgCAGGCTCTAAAGTaggtcaaattaaatcaaatgactactcgacaacaaaaatatttgtcgaCGATTTTTTATTGTCTACATTGTCGATAATGTAGACTAATCGCTCCAGCCCTAGTCTTCATCCCATTGCACTTACAGATGCTGTTCTTTAAAGTCTTGTAAATAAGGTTTACAAGATTAAAAGGTTACGTAGTTTTCATCTCTGCAGTCTTTTTCATGCTAAACTGAAACAGATAAACTTTGTTGTACATGCCATTATTACTGCTCTCATGACAATTCTACATTTACAAGAAAGTGAAAACGAaggtaaaatgttaaataatacatcGATAAAACATTGGTAAAACTCATAATAAGCTGCTCCAAATACTTCAGGATATCGTTTTTCACAAAGTTGCCTTTTGTAAAAACCTTTTGGGGCTCATTACTACAATGTTTGcttacattttaaacatgatttctagcCTTTATGGACCTTAACCGTAGTGTATCTCcaaaattgtgtgtgtgagtggaccTCCATGGTTTGGAGAGCCTATAACCAGATGTTGAAAACTGGCATGGATCAGATCACCCCTCTTCACTAAACATATCCTCATAGAAGCTCGTCAGAGAGGGCTACATTATCGCCAGGTGGGCTTTCTGAATCCAGCATGTTTTGCAGTcattttgtaggctaattaattTAACCAGAATGATGGttaaatgaatacaattattaaCTTCTATAATCCCTAAAATAAatggttcaaataaatgcagccttggtgagcagaagagaccaatttatgtatataaatggGTGCTatcaaaattagcatgttaacagAGGTGATATATTTTTCGAATTAAACGCAAACGCGGAACTAGGGTTGACTCAtactattatttcatattaaagcATGAATTAAACTACAAACCTGTGTCAGATTCATGTTATGTTCAGCAgtggcagctcttaaagtaatagcagccaAATAAGCTTATAACCCATCTGTTGTGATGTCTGTTCATCAAAGAGCAAAAGATAGAAAAAATAGAAATCAGTTGCTTTTGCagctttaaggattcatctataccttatttaatttagaaattagtgtttgataactttattaAATTTCTGTAGGCTATAGTTCCTAATTGATAAAGGGCACATGTAAATATGACATTTgttataatgggtttatgtgaagatcTGTTTTAAGTTAACCTAAATTAGAAGTTATTTGTTAAAgtcttataaatgttaaaattgatagctCTCAACTGTAATGTTGAATAGTCAatggttaaaaaagaaaataacaatttCAGAGATGTCAGTAGTATTGCTATAAGTGATACTCGGCTTAAGTCAAAAAAAGAAGccactaaacaaatatttttatattgtttttacattaatttgaagattgcATGTGAAATTActgcaatataaaagtatatttcaaaGCTTTCATGTAAATatgcgattaattttgattaacaGCCTGCATTAAACTAGACTAACCTGCAATAGATGATACTATTCTGTATTGCTTCCTTGCATTTGTGTAAATCGTCAATTAAATCAACTATCCTGTTTTTCCCAGTCacatacattttattcaaaaagcCATTGTTGCTCAATGGATTCTGAATGTTGAATGATTGCGGTCACACTTACCATTTTCCATTGCAAAAGTCATTGTAATAGGAATCCATGCATTTGGGAATTTTGCTTAAGGGTGAAagattttaaacagattttgcaATCCGAATTAGCGGTGTTGACCAACAGATAGCCACTTAGTTTAAAAGTGATTGTGTTGGGAGTAGTGCTCCATACATCACTGTCGACAAAAGACATTGGATTTTCTTCCCCCACAAAATCCCGGCTAATGTGACTACAGCATAagaactaaaacaataaaaatgtataaaatgtttgttcaaaTATCATTCACCCAAACACATTAGTAAATATACCACATAGAATCCCCATAAAAATGATTTTGGGtgataacacaattttgttcAAATGTCAAGGCACatgaaaatcattatgatatttcTTAGACGTTTTAAGGCGAGACACAAAATCTAAGCGAACATATTCACTATGTCGTCCAGCCCTAGTTCCCATAAAGACTGACAGGCAAGTGTGCCCTCTCTTGCTGAAAGCAAAATAAAGAGTCACTCTGCTCAACCACACTTTAGGTTTGCCCCGCCAAGTCTCAACTTCCTCATGTAAATATTTCTCTCGTTCTCAGAGAAACACATTTGTGCTGTGCTCTCCATAGTAAGCTCTTGTTTTTTAACCTTGCTGAGACTCTTTATCAAGCGCTGTGTAGTTTTACACAGAGTCATGGCTTTAACTTCAGTTCCCGTCTTCACCTGGTCCACAGATGTGGATGTGGCCTTTGGTGGACGTTTGGTTTTAATGTTTAAGCGAGCACATCTTACCTCCACAAGACTGAAAGCTTTGAATTGCTCCAGTTGGTAAaggttgcttttatttttatgattgcaTTTAATCACGAGTTATTGTGTTGAAAAAAATTAACATCTAGAGTTACCATTGTCTCACACACATTACATTATTGTACCCCCTGATTAtattaccaaaaatgtgtaatgCAATTGATTACGTCACTTTACTATTTTCACCATgcaatttggaatcagtaactgACTACAATTTATAAGTAATCTACCAGCTCTGTTAAAAGCATAGTTTGCCCTAAAAATGGAAATCCAGACTTTTTAATGTAACTTAACATTACtgtaatgttgttccaaacctcggACAACATTGAAAGTCCTAAGGTTTGGTGTGACATGAAGTTGAGCAAATAACAACAGAAATTCATTGCTGAATTGTCCCTTTAAGGTCCTTGTTCAAGAGCCAGATTATGATCTAGTAAACAAGGTCCAGCAAATAAGGTTCAATAAATGTCATCAGGTCTAATTAATGAGAAATAATAGACCGACTGGGGGTTTTGGCATCGGAACTGAAAGCCAAGCTGGCATCAGAACTATAATAGCAGTAGCTTGGCAGATGTTGTGTAGTTTGAAGCTTGTGAGGCATGTTTACACCAGAAACAGTTTGAAGAGTGCTTGACTTCTGTGTGTATTCATTCTGTCAGTGCGGGGAAGCGAAACATGGTCTTTATCGCTGTTTAATACGGTTTTAGTGTAATTCTGAGAAACTTTAAAGCTTTTCAAAATCAGGACACCGACTCCATCTGCTAATAAATTCTACAATAAACAGTCCTCCATAATTAATGTTTGGGTTACTTACGAAATAGCACAGTCACCAGAGCGATGGGCATTACTAGCAATCCCACCAGCAGATCGGCCACAGCCAGAGACATCAGGAAGAAGTTAGTGGCGTTCTGGAGTTTTCTCTCCAAAGACACTGCCAGAATGACCAGGATGTTTCCACCAATGGTGGGGATGATAACCAGAAGAATGAGCAGCGCGGCCCAACGGAGTGGTTCTCCAGGCTGGAGGGATTCCCAATTCTCGCTCCCTGTTTGGTTGAGCTCTGGCGTAGAGGAGACGCTACTGCTAGCCATTCTGCTTTGGAAAGTTGTGCTTTAGTTTTTTCCGTGAGCTCGTCCAGCATTGTCACAGACTCCCTCTGGTCCGAGGGTGGTGGTACGTTCAAGTTCAAATAATGCACTTGTGTTTGCTTGAGCAAAAGAGTTTTCAATTTATTATCTCCAGATGAATAAAAGAGCGGATTAGTCACATGGTAGACAAGGTCCGGACCATCTTTGTTCTTTCTCCTGCGAATATGAACATTACAGTGGTCTTCAAACTGATGTATGATAAATTAGATTTTCTCGTGATGTGATTAGTGGTACGTGTTCCAGGCCATGTTTCTGAATTAAGCAAGGAAGTAGCTATCAGTAATGATCTGTGAGTGTTGACCATATGGAGTAATTTGTATTCCTATCTACTTCAATCAATCTAATGACTTCATAAACAATGTTTATGTTTACAGAATAACTGGGGTTTCATAACTTCGTTATAATTTCGAAATGGCTCCCTCTAACATAACGTTATGTAATGAGTGTGGTGAAATAGACAAatagtgtatatgtatataattttatgaaatataggAAAATTCTGGCATTTATAGAAAAAAGTAACTACTGTAGAATAACAtgaatttactgtaattttttttttatttctgttatggAGACCATTTCATTTCCCTTACCAACTTTACCACTGTTTGAAGTAGTTTTTACCCCATTATAAGCTTAATATACCTTGTTTTTATCTCatcaaattacattaaaattttttaactatattttgtcttctaaatttaaaatggttctaaatacattaaaaattctTCCATGAAAAAACATATTATGAAAATTTCAGTCTCTTTTTCACTTACCTTGAATTCAGACCTGAAGATTTCCTTCTAGCTTAATTCCATATCATTCAACGTTTTGTTTTCGCTCATCTTTCAAGCAAATGAAACGGGTGCTACTACATGAAACGTTCCTCCGATTGTGAACTCTCATCTTATATGTACACCAAAAAAAAGTAGACGACCAAATTCTCTGTGGGAACGGATCCAGATATTATCTCACATTTCAGTTGCATGCTGAGGAATGTCCTTGTTCTCGAGGGTCTGGACGAATCCCCAGATCTTCTCCGCATCACCTACCGTGATCACCGACTGGTCTAAAACTTCCATACGTCCTCTGAGCCTTCCTCTCTCATTCTGTGTCTGCTCACTGACTCGCTCTGCCTctgcctctcgctctctctcactctctcacgaGTTAAACCTGGAGGAACGGATGAATGTGTCGACACTGGGATCCTGGGGGGTCATTTTCTTCAATGCAGCAATGCtgctgtttatttttgtcattcatACTTTTTCCATAACGTGATTTATCCATTTTCTTTCATTCAGTCAactagtcatttaaaaaaaaatggtttagcaCATCCCTGCCACCTACTTCTTGCCAGAGATGAAGAAACATGGTGTTTTTGATTCTTTTTGTTAAGCTATTGAGTTTCTATTGAGCTATTGGGTTTCTATCCAAACTTGGACCTTGAAGCACCCTGCTAATTTCCCTCAGCTGTCTGTATATCCAGATGGAGCGTGATTGCCCTTTAACACCCTCTGAATACTGAGCAGGTCGCTTCTGTGGTTGATCTGTCGTATTTTAAGAAGTATCGATTGAGGACTTGACTCTGACTTTCACATTAAATGACTTTTGCGAGGCCTATCTGTGAACAATCTTCGTCCAACTCGTCCTTCCCAGTACTGCTATGTGCTGTATAGACACATCTGTTTCCCACCTTGACATTGTGTAGCTAGAGGTTGAAAACGCCAACAAAAGAGGCtcattctaaatgttttttaaagtagtTATAATAGTATCATTTGATTGtaccattattattataaatattttgaataaaaaaacttaatttgagccatttagtaattttgttctATTTGTCATTTTCTTTGAATAATAATCTGATATGATAATAATCGGACCTaaatttattcttttaaaattcCTTCAATTGCTTTTATACCCAAAGTTTTGTAGACGtctaatgagaaatgtttcagttGAAACTCTTTGACTTTTCTATTGTGAGTATGTATGGAAACCTGAAgtctttgttttaataataaactagtaaaaaaaaaaaaagtggactgGTGTTGGTGGAGGGGActcttttgtttgttcattttactGGTGCGTTGGATAATGTCTGGCAAAGGGAAACTCTTGAACCGTGAATGCCTCCGACTCCTGGAGTGTGTCAGACTTTGTCTTTTGTTTATGAAAGTTAACAAGAAAAAACTTAAATCAGACAAAACTAAATTTAGGACTGAGCTTTTAGCTAAAGAATTAAGAGGCTGTTAAGGTTGATTGAGCTTGCGAAGTAAGACAAAGCAGTTCTTATGAaggaattttttatatatatatatgatatgtgtatgtatatatatatatatatatatatatatatatatatatatatatatatatatatatatatatatatatatatatatatatatatatatatatatatataatgtgtgtgtgtgtgtatatttagccTTTTGGGGACAGTGATCTTTGACATTGAACGAGTGCAAGTtgtgaatataaagtttaaatttttttattagaatgttTAGTACTTTTTCATTAGTgtttaaataatggttttctgttttttgtttttttttttacttatagaTGTACCATGCATAGGCATGTGTATTAGTGTAGAGTGCaaacattgtctttttttattttataaatgcctaaagatgtattttttttttttttttataaaattggcAAGTGGCTATGAATGAATACCAGAAAATATTGAAGGCAAATCTAGATTTGTGTGTGACAACAAATGAAGCTCCAGTCTGAATCTGAGATGAGCCTCTAAAACCCAAATGACCAGTCAGGATTAGATTGAATAAATGGCCGTGGATGACCATAAGACCCTGGCCAAGATTTGTATTTGTACAGAAGGTTCCCAACTCCAGTGTTGAAACTGTATTTCTCAGCTTGCCAAGTTCGGCCCTTGATATCCAGCACAACTCATTAATTCCAGCCTGATGAAAGATTAAGTCAAATCCTTTTTATTGCTAGTTGGCATTTGTATGGGAGTACTAAATTGTGGATTAGCTTCCCACGGAAATGGTTTGGCCTGTGGAAAGGGTTCAATAAGTTGTCTCAACTGGACATGTTGTCTGTTATTACTGACGAGATGTTGTTTGTTGTTGCTCTGGACCAAAACTGAACtttaaatttaattcagtttattttaaatcgACCTGGTATTATACAAACTACAAATATGGTTATGCACAATTAATCGCATATTGCAATCAAATGATCTATGTCGAGCAGATTAGTCTGAATTAAAGATTAGATACTTATTTGAATTCATTTCCATGTTTACATAGATGTATTATTAACTTTTAGTTAATAATATTTGATACTTTTTATTTGAAGCTTTTAAGTATTTAGATTGGCGCTTTAATATCTGTGTTTCCATTTCTAATTTGCACCtttgcattatttaatataaaaaaaatagcaaaatgatGCGCTTTTATTAATGAATGTTAAgctaaactaaaatgtatttttgtatttttttctcgcGACAAGTCACGATGACAGATGTTGCTATGTTTACATATATAACACAGACACAGCACTAGCCCTTATTTTTAATTCGAAGGGTAAGCCAGGTGACCGTTAATTGTGGGGGGGAAAAACACGAGTCTTAAAAAGTATTGCGATATATGGAGGTTTTTGGCGAAATTCATGTTTACAGCTGGCGAATTTTCAATTTGCGCAATTTGAGAGGTAATGGAAAAACAGCGTATGAAACGTAATACTAGTATATAGAAGTAAGGATTTATAATAATGGATATTGATTACGTTATATATCAGTGC is from Carassius gibelio isolate Cgi1373 ecotype wild population from Czech Republic chromosome B22, carGib1.2-hapl.c, whole genome shotgun sequence and encodes:
- the htr2b gene encoding 5-hydroxytryptamine receptor 2B; the encoded protein is MASSSVSSTPELNQTGSENWESLQPGEPLRWAALLILLVIIPTIGGNILVILAVSLERKLQNATNFFLMSLAVADLLVGLLVMPIALVTVLFHSRWPLADFLCPIWLFLDVLFSTASIMHLCAISLDRYIAIKKPIQHSQFKSRAKALAKIALVWLISIGIAIPIPIKGLQVFDHPNNVTFNSNHTCLLSPEGFGDFKVYGSLTAFFIPLTIMMIIYLLTIQVLRKKAYLLRSRAARPSISTVFHQELPVVSSPEKVVIANGIKRDRTLHPVTRDEIPLRRMSTIGKRSMQNLSNEQRASKVLGIVFMLFVVMWCPFFITNVTSVLCQGCNSNLMDQLLDIFQWVGYVSSGINPLVYTLFNRTFRQAFRRYITCNYRRVRTPKMQRRNRISFRPSVTENSKRFMKHGMKNGISTVSYQSPLRRRPTHLQTSLNITLDTLLLTDNEDFKPDEHVSHV